In Pseudomonadota bacterium, the following are encoded in one genomic region:
- a CDS encoding CDGSH iron-sulfur domain-containing protein yields MSDSTQVASIELRPNGPYLVNGMTDCRNSKGEPIRTEPTMYLCRCGGSKNKPFCDGTHKKIGFSGERLSDPSASKTDDYVGKELTIHDNRFMCSHAGFCTEHSPNVFSLKTEPWINPDGDPAAKTMETITMCPSGALSYTLNNILCRDQVRTPCIHVMKDGPLFVVGSPELRGEARPLSPEHYTLCRCGASKNKPFCDGSHYHMGFKDDKN; encoded by the coding sequence ATGTCTGATTCAACTCAGGTAGCAAGCATTGAGCTCAGGCCGAACGGCCCTTACCTGGTTAACGGCATGACGGATTGCCGCAACTCGAAGGGCGAGCCGATCCGAACCGAGCCGACGATGTACCTGTGTCGCTGCGGCGGGTCGAAGAACAAGCCGTTCTGCGATGGTACACACAAGAAGATCGGTTTTTCCGGGGAGCGCTTGAGCGATCCATCAGCAAGCAAGACCGATGACTACGTGGGCAAGGAACTCACCATCCATGACAACCGGTTTATGTGCTCACACGCAGGGTTTTGCACCGAGCACTCACCGAATGTCTTCAGCCTGAAGACGGAACCCTGGATCAACCCCGACGGCGATCCCGCAGCCAAAACCATGGAAACCATCACAATGTGTCCTTCCGGGGCGCTGAGTTATACCTTGAATAACATCCTGTGCCGGGATCAAGTGCGTACGCCGTGCATCCATGTGATGAAGGATGGGCCCCTGTTCGTGGTCGGTAGCCCAGAACTGAGGGGTGAAGCCCGCCCACTGTCCCCTGAGCATTACACGCTGTGTCGCTGCGGCGCGTCGAAGAACAAGCCGTTCTGCGATGGGTCGCACTATCACATGGGGTTCAAGGATGATAAAAACTGA
- a CDS encoding RtcB family protein: MPVKQVLTESRVPVKVYTDEIEGSARQQLLNIATLPFVHHHVAAMPDVHTGIGATVGSVIATHRAIIPAAVGVDIGCGMMAARLSLTADALDEKRLQLVFNQIGRDVPVGRGQHREERASGEAARPFEPLLRGILEKHPGVRKACGKSTNWVLQMGTLGGGNHFIEICLDEDGRVWVMLHSGSRGIGNAIGTYFIDLARRDMERWFIQLPDRDLAYLPEGSEHFEDYIEAVGFAQTYAARNREAMMKLILAALQRHLPPFEVTSEAVNCHHNYVEHEHHFGADVWVTRKGAIRARRGDLGIIPGSMGAKSYIVRGKGAADSFQSCAHGAGRRMSRSAAMKSFTREDLARQTEGVVCRKDEGVIDEIPGAYKDIDTVMENQRDLVEVVHTLKQVVCVKG; encoded by the coding sequence ATGCCGGTCAAGCAAGTCCTCACCGAAAGCCGCGTCCCGGTCAAGGTCTATACCGACGAGATCGAGGGCTCGGCGCGCCAGCAGCTCTTGAACATCGCGACCTTGCCCTTCGTGCATCACCATGTCGCGGCGATGCCCGATGTGCATACCGGGATCGGGGCCACGGTCGGGTCCGTGATCGCCACCCACCGGGCCATCATCCCGGCCGCGGTGGGAGTGGACATCGGTTGCGGCATGATGGCCGCGCGCCTGTCGCTCACGGCCGATGCGCTCGATGAGAAACGCTTGCAACTCGTATTCAATCAGATCGGCCGCGACGTGCCGGTCGGCCGCGGCCAGCACCGCGAGGAGCGGGCGTCCGGCGAGGCGGCGCGGCCGTTCGAACCTCTGCTCCGTGGCATCCTCGAAAAGCACCCCGGGGTCCGGAAGGCCTGCGGCAAGTCCACGAACTGGGTCCTGCAGATGGGGACGCTCGGGGGCGGCAATCACTTCATCGAGATCTGTCTCGACGAGGACGGGCGGGTGTGGGTGATGCTGCACTCGGGCAGCCGCGGGATCGGCAACGCCATCGGCACCTATTTCATCGATCTCGCCCGGCGCGACATGGAGCGCTGGTTCATCCAACTCCCGGACCGTGACCTCGCCTATCTGCCCGAGGGCAGCGAGCACTTCGAGGACTACATCGAGGCCGTGGGCTTTGCGCAGACCTATGCGGCACGGAACCGCGAGGCGATGATGAAGCTCATCCTGGCGGCGTTACAGAGACACCTGCCGCCCTTCGAGGTCACCTCGGAGGCGGTGAACTGCCACCACAACTATGTCGAGCACGAGCATCATTTCGGCGCCGACGTATGGGTGACCCGCAAGGGCGCCATCCGGGCCAGGCGCGGCGATCTCGGGATCATCCCCGGCAGCATGGGCGCCAAGTCCTACATCGTGCGCGGCAAGGGCGCCGCGGACAGCTTTCAGTCCTGCGCCCACGGCGCCGGCCGGCGCATGAGCCGGAGCGCGGCCATGAAGTCCTTCACCCGCGAGGACCTCGCGCGCCAGACCGAGGGTGTCGTGTGCCGCAAGGACGAGGGCGTCATCGACGAGATCCCCGGGGCTTACAAGGACATCGACACGGTGATGGAGAACCAGCGCGATCTCGTCGAGGTGGTGCACACGTTGAAGCAGGTGGTGTGCGTGAAGGGCTGA
- a CDS encoding thioredoxin family protein, with protein sequence MAVESTTMPAGTALIPFTLPDVDGRSVNILDYRDNLLVVFTCNHCPYAKASWPTLTDLQKRYAKDGFQAVAVNPNNNPAFPDDRFEAMKPYAESIGLNFPYLFDGDQKAASAYGAECTPDPYLFKDGALYYHGRINDNWQKPEGVKEKSLENAVLAALGRGQLPGKIFPSIGCSIKWVA encoded by the coding sequence ATGGCGGTTGAATCAACGACCATGCCGGCAGGCACTGCGCTCATTCCCTTCACGCTGCCGGATGTTGACGGCAGGTCCGTGAATATCCTGGACTACAGAGACAACCTCCTTGTTGTTTTCACGTGCAATCATTGTCCGTATGCCAAGGCTTCGTGGCCCACCTTGACCGATCTCCAAAAGCGTTATGCAAAAGACGGATTCCAGGCCGTTGCGGTGAATCCCAACAACAACCCGGCGTTTCCCGACGACAGGTTCGAGGCGATGAAACCCTACGCAGAGTCCATCGGATTGAATTTTCCGTATCTCTTCGACGGAGACCAGAAAGCGGCCAGCGCCTATGGAGCCGAGTGTACGCCGGACCCGTATCTGTTCAAGGATGGAGCACTGTATTATCACGGCCGGATCAATGACAACTGGCAGAAGCCGGAAGGAGTAAAAGAGAAAAGCCTGGAAAACGCAGTCCTCGCCGCGCTCGGCCGGGGGCAGCTCCCCGGTAAGATTTTTCCGAGTATCGGCTGTTCCATCAAATGGGTGGCGTAA